One Myotis daubentonii chromosome 3, mMyoDau2.1, whole genome shotgun sequence genomic window carries:
- the NHSL3 gene encoding uncharacterized protein KIAA1522 homolog isoform X1: MAARAPPAAPAAEEPGGPGSPARRKKSRSGLRRAFNWLRGKRRKKKAAGAESAEAAAPRAKKADDKARKAKGKGRGSAKADSDKRLSGGPSQGPGSVVDEHQDNVFFPSGRPPHLEELHTQAQEGLRSLQHQEKQKLNKGGWDHGDTQSLQSSRTGPDEDSISFCSQTTSYTAESSSAEDALSIRTEMIQRKGSTFRPHDSFPKSSGKSGRRRRERRSTVLGLPQHVQKELGLRNEREAPGTPRPPGPRDAVRIPTVDGRPTSLASGAGVRVSLQALEAEEAGAKAEVMLQRHIERFYRDDTFVGRSTGAQPPPIPRPMSLAVPGLTGGAGPLEPLSPAMSISPQATYLSKLIPHAVLPPTVDVVALGRCSLRTLSRCSLLSASPASVRSLGHFSSVSSPQSRSRHPSSSSDTWSHSQSSETIVSDGSTLSSKGGSEGRPEGSVASSSVAPPPQGGSGRGSPSGGSTAEASDTVSIRSSGQMSSRSVSLRKLKRPPPPPRRTYSLRQRGSAAPDGPLGLPPKPERKQQPQAPRPPTTGGPEGTGAAPCPSNSAGSWVPGLSPGGSRRPPRSPERTLSPSSGYSSQSGTPTLPPKGLAGAPASPGKVQPPKPERVTSLRSPGASVSSSLTSLCSSFSDPAPSDRSGPQISTPLGDRFVIPPHPKVLAPFSPPPSKSKSPNQAAPALAAPAVVPGPVSTTDVSPEPSSTPQTSLTPAQESPTASKDQSPPPSPPPSYHPPPPPTKKLEVVEEAPPAPETEEPLQDPSWPPPPPPAPEEQDLSMADFPPPEEAFFSVAGLEPEGPSDPPAPVHSLADSPSATVSSQRQPPGTLDSPAPPAPPAGSVTGLAKLPRKEPVGCSKGNGVPREDAGAPLVTPSLLQMVRLRSVGAPTVAPTPALGPSAPQKPLRRALSGRASPAPAPSPGLHAAVRLKASNLAASEGLVNAQPNGPPEAEPRSPQSPASTASFIFSKGTKKLQLERPVSPENQADLQRNLVAELRSISEQRPPQASKKPPKAPPPVARKPSVGVPSPTSPSFPRAEPLAAPSSNGLPHVEGRTKGEPAENGGVVQLVGLEEKLGPPGSDPQKELV, from the exons GCTCAGCCAAGGCTGACAGCGACAAGCGTCTAAGTGGAGGGCCCAGCCAGGGGCCAGGATCCGTGGTGGATGAGCACCAGGACAATGTCTTCTTCCCCAGTGGGCGGCCGCCTCACCTGGAAGAGCTGCACACACAGGCCCAGGAGGGGCTCCGTTCCCTACAGCACCAAG aaaaacagaaactgAACAAGGGTGGCTGGGACCATGGAGACACCCAGAGCctccag TCCTCCAGGACCGGGCCGGATGAAGACAGCATCTCCTTCTGCAGCCAGACCACATCCTACACGGCTGAGAGCTCCTCGGCTGAGGATGCTCTCTCCATCCGCACAGAGATGATCCAGCGCAAAG GCTCCACCTTCCGACCTCATGACTCATTTCCCAAGTCATCTGGGAAGTCGGGGCGGAGGCGGCGGGAACGGCGGAGCACGGTGCTGGGACTGCCACAGCACGTGCAGAAGGAACTTG GCCTGCGGAATGAGCGTGAGGCACCAGGTACTCCTCGGCCTCCTGGTCCACGGGATGCTGTACGGATCCCCACGGTGGACGGCCGCCCCACGAGTCTGGCCTCAGGAGCAGGCGTCCGGGTGTCCCTGCAGGcgctggaggcagaggaggcgggggccaaggcagaggtcaTGCTGCAGCGCCACATCGAGCGCTTCTACCGGGATGACACCTTTGTCGGCCGGTCCACAGGGGCCCAGCCCCCACCGATTCCCCGGCCCATGTCCCTCGCAGTGCCGGGACTGACAGGAGGGGCAGGGCCTCTAGAGCCTCTGAGCCCAGCCATGTCCATCTCGCCCCAGGCCACCTACTTGTCGAAACTGATCCCACATGCTGTGCTGCCACCTACAGTGGATGTGGTGGCCCTGGGCCGCTGCAGCCTGCGCACGCTGAGCCGCTGCAGCCTGCTCTCGGCCAGCCCGGCCTCCGTGCGCTCGCTGGGCCACTTCTCCTCGGTCTCCAGCCCACAGTCCCGCAGCCGCCACCCTTCCTCCTCCAGTGACACCTGGAGCCACTCTCAGTCCTCTGAGACCATCGTGTCCGACGGCTCCACCCTGTCCTCCAAGGGTGGCTCTGAGGGCCGGCCAGAGGGCTCTGTAGCCAGCAGTAGTgtggcaccccctccccaggggggCAGCGGGAGGGGCTCTCCCAGTGGGGGCAGCACCGCCGAGGCCTCGGACACTGTCAGTATTCGGAGCAGTGGGCAGATGTCCAGCCGGAGTGTGTCCCTACGTAAGCTGAAGcggcccccaccacctccccgccGGACCTACTCACTCCGTCAGCGGGGCTCAGCGGCCCCTGACGGGCCCTTGGGGTTGCCCCCCAAGCCAGAGCGGAAGCAGCAGCCACAGGCGCCTCGGCCGCCCACCACTGGTGGGCCAGAAGGGACGGGGGCAGCACCCTGTCCATCCAACTCAGCAGGCAGCTGGGTGCCTGGCTTGTCTCCAGGCGGCTCCCGCCGCCCCCCACGCTCCCCAGAACGGACGCTCTCACCCTCCAGTGGATACTCCAGCCAAAGTGgtacccctaccctccctcccaaGGGTCTAGCGGGGGCCCCTGCTTCCCCAGGCAAGGTCCAGCCCCCTAAACCCGAGCGTGTCACTTCCCTCCGGTCTCCTGGGGCCTCCGTCTCCTCCTCCCTCACGTCTCTGTGTTCCTCCTTCTCTGACCCAGCACCCTCAGACCGTTCTGGTCCCCAGATATCGACCCCCCTTGGTGACAGGTTTGTCATACCTCCTCACCCCAAGGTGCtggcccccttctccccacctccctccaagtCCAAGAGTCCTAACCAAGCTGCCCCTGCTCTGGCTGCCCCTGCTGTGGTCCCTGGGCCTGTCTCTACCACTGATGTCAGTCCTGAGCCCTCTTCCACCCCCCAGACATCCCTGACCCCAGCACAGGAGTCTCCCACTGCCTCCAAAGACCAgtcacccccgccctccccacccccatcttatcatccaccccctccacccactAAGAAACTAGAGGTGGTTGAGGAGGCCCCACCTGCCCCAGAGACTGAGGAGCCCCTCCAAGAtcccagctggcccccacccccacctccggcCCCTGAGGAGCAGGACCTGTCCATGGCTGACTTCCCCCCCCCAGAGGAGGCCTTTTTCTCTGTGGCTGGCCTTGAGCCTGAAGGCCCTTCAGACcccccagcccctgtccactCCCTGGCTGATTCACCCTCAGCTACTGTCTCTTCTCAGAGGCAGCCCCCTGGTACCCTAGATTCTCCGGCTCCGCCAGCCCCCCCTGCTGGTTCTGTCACAGGGCTGGCCAAGCTCCCGCGGAAGGAACCAGTGGGCTGCAGCAAGGGCAATGGGGTTCCCAGGGAGGATGCCGGTGCGCCCCTGGTCACGCCCTCACTCCTGCAGATGGTTCGACTGCGTTCTGTGGGTGCTCCCACTGTGGCTCCAACCCCAGCATTGGGGCCATCAGCCCCCCAGAAGCCACTGCGAAGGGCCCTATCAGGGCGGGccagcccagcacctgccccttccccagggctcCATGCTGCCGTCCGACTCAAGGCCTCCAATCTGGCTGCCAGCGAGGGTCTTGTGAATGCCCAGCCCAATGGGCCGCCTGAGGCAGAGCCGCGGTCTCCTCAGTCCCCTGCCTCCACGGCCAGCTTCATCTTCTCCAAAGGCACCAAGAAGCTGCAGTTGGAGCGGCCCGTGTCCCCTGAGAACCAGGCTGACCTCCAGCGGAATCTGGTGGCCGAACTTCGGAGCATCTCAGAGCAGCggccaccccaggcctccaaGAAGCCACCGAAGGCTCCCCCACCGGTGGCCCGCAAGCCCTCTGTGGGGGTACCCTCCCCCACGTCCCCCAGCTTTCCTCGGGCTGAGCCCCTTGCTGCTCCTTCGAGCAATGGGCTCCCTCATGTCGAGGGCAGGACTAAGGGGGAGCCGGCCGAGAATGGAGGTGTCGTGCAGCTGGTGGGCCTAGAGGAGAAGCTGGGTCCGCCTGGCTCAG ACCCACAGAAAGAGCTGGTCTGA
- the NHSL3 gene encoding uncharacterized protein KIAA1522 homolog isoform X2, whose protein sequence is MGNSHHKRKAPSGPRARSFWRFGRSGKRPAGSAKADSDKRLSGGPSQGPGSVVDEHQDNVFFPSGRPPHLEELHTQAQEGLRSLQHQEKQKLNKGGWDHGDTQSLQSSRTGPDEDSISFCSQTTSYTAESSSAEDALSIRTEMIQRKGSTFRPHDSFPKSSGKSGRRRRERRSTVLGLPQHVQKELGLRNEREAPGTPRPPGPRDAVRIPTVDGRPTSLASGAGVRVSLQALEAEEAGAKAEVMLQRHIERFYRDDTFVGRSTGAQPPPIPRPMSLAVPGLTGGAGPLEPLSPAMSISPQATYLSKLIPHAVLPPTVDVVALGRCSLRTLSRCSLLSASPASVRSLGHFSSVSSPQSRSRHPSSSSDTWSHSQSSETIVSDGSTLSSKGGSEGRPEGSVASSSVAPPPQGGSGRGSPSGGSTAEASDTVSIRSSGQMSSRSVSLRKLKRPPPPPRRTYSLRQRGSAAPDGPLGLPPKPERKQQPQAPRPPTTGGPEGTGAAPCPSNSAGSWVPGLSPGGSRRPPRSPERTLSPSSGYSSQSGTPTLPPKGLAGAPASPGKVQPPKPERVTSLRSPGASVSSSLTSLCSSFSDPAPSDRSGPQISTPLGDRFVIPPHPKVLAPFSPPPSKSKSPNQAAPALAAPAVVPGPVSTTDVSPEPSSTPQTSLTPAQESPTASKDQSPPPSPPPSYHPPPPPTKKLEVVEEAPPAPETEEPLQDPSWPPPPPPAPEEQDLSMADFPPPEEAFFSVAGLEPEGPSDPPAPVHSLADSPSATVSSQRQPPGTLDSPAPPAPPAGSVTGLAKLPRKEPVGCSKGNGVPREDAGAPLVTPSLLQMVRLRSVGAPTVAPTPALGPSAPQKPLRRALSGRASPAPAPSPGLHAAVRLKASNLAASEGLVNAQPNGPPEAEPRSPQSPASTASFIFSKGTKKLQLERPVSPENQADLQRNLVAELRSISEQRPPQASKKPPKAPPPVARKPSVGVPSPTSPSFPRAEPLAAPSSNGLPHVEGRTKGEPAENGGVVQLVGLEEKLGPPGSDPQKELV, encoded by the exons ATGGGCAACTCACACCACAAGAGGAAGGCCCCCAGCGGCCCCCGGGCCCGCAGCTTCTGGCGGTTCGGGCGGTCGGGGAAGCGGCCCGCAG GCTCAGCCAAGGCTGACAGCGACAAGCGTCTAAGTGGAGGGCCCAGCCAGGGGCCAGGATCCGTGGTGGATGAGCACCAGGACAATGTCTTCTTCCCCAGTGGGCGGCCGCCTCACCTGGAAGAGCTGCACACACAGGCCCAGGAGGGGCTCCGTTCCCTACAGCACCAAG aaaaacagaaactgAACAAGGGTGGCTGGGACCATGGAGACACCCAGAGCctccag TCCTCCAGGACCGGGCCGGATGAAGACAGCATCTCCTTCTGCAGCCAGACCACATCCTACACGGCTGAGAGCTCCTCGGCTGAGGATGCTCTCTCCATCCGCACAGAGATGATCCAGCGCAAAG GCTCCACCTTCCGACCTCATGACTCATTTCCCAAGTCATCTGGGAAGTCGGGGCGGAGGCGGCGGGAACGGCGGAGCACGGTGCTGGGACTGCCACAGCACGTGCAGAAGGAACTTG GCCTGCGGAATGAGCGTGAGGCACCAGGTACTCCTCGGCCTCCTGGTCCACGGGATGCTGTACGGATCCCCACGGTGGACGGCCGCCCCACGAGTCTGGCCTCAGGAGCAGGCGTCCGGGTGTCCCTGCAGGcgctggaggcagaggaggcgggggccaaggcagaggtcaTGCTGCAGCGCCACATCGAGCGCTTCTACCGGGATGACACCTTTGTCGGCCGGTCCACAGGGGCCCAGCCCCCACCGATTCCCCGGCCCATGTCCCTCGCAGTGCCGGGACTGACAGGAGGGGCAGGGCCTCTAGAGCCTCTGAGCCCAGCCATGTCCATCTCGCCCCAGGCCACCTACTTGTCGAAACTGATCCCACATGCTGTGCTGCCACCTACAGTGGATGTGGTGGCCCTGGGCCGCTGCAGCCTGCGCACGCTGAGCCGCTGCAGCCTGCTCTCGGCCAGCCCGGCCTCCGTGCGCTCGCTGGGCCACTTCTCCTCGGTCTCCAGCCCACAGTCCCGCAGCCGCCACCCTTCCTCCTCCAGTGACACCTGGAGCCACTCTCAGTCCTCTGAGACCATCGTGTCCGACGGCTCCACCCTGTCCTCCAAGGGTGGCTCTGAGGGCCGGCCAGAGGGCTCTGTAGCCAGCAGTAGTgtggcaccccctccccaggggggCAGCGGGAGGGGCTCTCCCAGTGGGGGCAGCACCGCCGAGGCCTCGGACACTGTCAGTATTCGGAGCAGTGGGCAGATGTCCAGCCGGAGTGTGTCCCTACGTAAGCTGAAGcggcccccaccacctccccgccGGACCTACTCACTCCGTCAGCGGGGCTCAGCGGCCCCTGACGGGCCCTTGGGGTTGCCCCCCAAGCCAGAGCGGAAGCAGCAGCCACAGGCGCCTCGGCCGCCCACCACTGGTGGGCCAGAAGGGACGGGGGCAGCACCCTGTCCATCCAACTCAGCAGGCAGCTGGGTGCCTGGCTTGTCTCCAGGCGGCTCCCGCCGCCCCCCACGCTCCCCAGAACGGACGCTCTCACCCTCCAGTGGATACTCCAGCCAAAGTGgtacccctaccctccctcccaaGGGTCTAGCGGGGGCCCCTGCTTCCCCAGGCAAGGTCCAGCCCCCTAAACCCGAGCGTGTCACTTCCCTCCGGTCTCCTGGGGCCTCCGTCTCCTCCTCCCTCACGTCTCTGTGTTCCTCCTTCTCTGACCCAGCACCCTCAGACCGTTCTGGTCCCCAGATATCGACCCCCCTTGGTGACAGGTTTGTCATACCTCCTCACCCCAAGGTGCtggcccccttctccccacctccctccaagtCCAAGAGTCCTAACCAAGCTGCCCCTGCTCTGGCTGCCCCTGCTGTGGTCCCTGGGCCTGTCTCTACCACTGATGTCAGTCCTGAGCCCTCTTCCACCCCCCAGACATCCCTGACCCCAGCACAGGAGTCTCCCACTGCCTCCAAAGACCAgtcacccccgccctccccacccccatcttatcatccaccccctccacccactAAGAAACTAGAGGTGGTTGAGGAGGCCCCACCTGCCCCAGAGACTGAGGAGCCCCTCCAAGAtcccagctggcccccacccccacctccggcCCCTGAGGAGCAGGACCTGTCCATGGCTGACTTCCCCCCCCCAGAGGAGGCCTTTTTCTCTGTGGCTGGCCTTGAGCCTGAAGGCCCTTCAGACcccccagcccctgtccactCCCTGGCTGATTCACCCTCAGCTACTGTCTCTTCTCAGAGGCAGCCCCCTGGTACCCTAGATTCTCCGGCTCCGCCAGCCCCCCCTGCTGGTTCTGTCACAGGGCTGGCCAAGCTCCCGCGGAAGGAACCAGTGGGCTGCAGCAAGGGCAATGGGGTTCCCAGGGAGGATGCCGGTGCGCCCCTGGTCACGCCCTCACTCCTGCAGATGGTTCGACTGCGTTCTGTGGGTGCTCCCACTGTGGCTCCAACCCCAGCATTGGGGCCATCAGCCCCCCAGAAGCCACTGCGAAGGGCCCTATCAGGGCGGGccagcccagcacctgccccttccccagggctcCATGCTGCCGTCCGACTCAAGGCCTCCAATCTGGCTGCCAGCGAGGGTCTTGTGAATGCCCAGCCCAATGGGCCGCCTGAGGCAGAGCCGCGGTCTCCTCAGTCCCCTGCCTCCACGGCCAGCTTCATCTTCTCCAAAGGCACCAAGAAGCTGCAGTTGGAGCGGCCCGTGTCCCCTGAGAACCAGGCTGACCTCCAGCGGAATCTGGTGGCCGAACTTCGGAGCATCTCAGAGCAGCggccaccccaggcctccaaGAAGCCACCGAAGGCTCCCCCACCGGTGGCCCGCAAGCCCTCTGTGGGGGTACCCTCCCCCACGTCCCCCAGCTTTCCTCGGGCTGAGCCCCTTGCTGCTCCTTCGAGCAATGGGCTCCCTCATGTCGAGGGCAGGACTAAGGGGGAGCCGGCCGAGAATGGAGGTGTCGTGCAGCTGGTGGGCCTAGAGGAGAAGCTGGGTCCGCCTGGCTCAG ACCCACAGAAAGAGCTGGTCTGA
- the NHSL3 gene encoding uncharacterized protein KIAA1522 homolog isoform X3, with product MDWVASVCFVDVVLRAPTCGFGPGGHFGGSAKADSDKRLSGGPSQGPGSVVDEHQDNVFFPSGRPPHLEELHTQAQEGLRSLQHQEKQKLNKGGWDHGDTQSLQSSRTGPDEDSISFCSQTTSYTAESSSAEDALSIRTEMIQRKGSTFRPHDSFPKSSGKSGRRRRERRSTVLGLPQHVQKELGLRNEREAPGTPRPPGPRDAVRIPTVDGRPTSLASGAGVRVSLQALEAEEAGAKAEVMLQRHIERFYRDDTFVGRSTGAQPPPIPRPMSLAVPGLTGGAGPLEPLSPAMSISPQATYLSKLIPHAVLPPTVDVVALGRCSLRTLSRCSLLSASPASVRSLGHFSSVSSPQSRSRHPSSSSDTWSHSQSSETIVSDGSTLSSKGGSEGRPEGSVASSSVAPPPQGGSGRGSPSGGSTAEASDTVSIRSSGQMSSRSVSLRKLKRPPPPPRRTYSLRQRGSAAPDGPLGLPPKPERKQQPQAPRPPTTGGPEGTGAAPCPSNSAGSWVPGLSPGGSRRPPRSPERTLSPSSGYSSQSGTPTLPPKGLAGAPASPGKVQPPKPERVTSLRSPGASVSSSLTSLCSSFSDPAPSDRSGPQISTPLGDRFVIPPHPKVLAPFSPPPSKSKSPNQAAPALAAPAVVPGPVSTTDVSPEPSSTPQTSLTPAQESPTASKDQSPPPSPPPSYHPPPPPTKKLEVVEEAPPAPETEEPLQDPSWPPPPPPAPEEQDLSMADFPPPEEAFFSVAGLEPEGPSDPPAPVHSLADSPSATVSSQRQPPGTLDSPAPPAPPAGSVTGLAKLPRKEPVGCSKGNGVPREDAGAPLVTPSLLQMVRLRSVGAPTVAPTPALGPSAPQKPLRRALSGRASPAPAPSPGLHAAVRLKASNLAASEGLVNAQPNGPPEAEPRSPQSPASTASFIFSKGTKKLQLERPVSPENQADLQRNLVAELRSISEQRPPQASKKPPKAPPPVARKPSVGVPSPTSPSFPRAEPLAAPSSNGLPHVEGRTKGEPAENGGVVQLVGLEEKLGPPGSDPQKELV from the exons ATGGACTGGGTGGCTTCCGTGTGCTTTGTGGATGTAGTCCTGAGAGCACCCACCTGTGGGTTTGGCCCCGGTGGACATTTTGGAG GCTCAGCCAAGGCTGACAGCGACAAGCGTCTAAGTGGAGGGCCCAGCCAGGGGCCAGGATCCGTGGTGGATGAGCACCAGGACAATGTCTTCTTCCCCAGTGGGCGGCCGCCTCACCTGGAAGAGCTGCACACACAGGCCCAGGAGGGGCTCCGTTCCCTACAGCACCAAG aaaaacagaaactgAACAAGGGTGGCTGGGACCATGGAGACACCCAGAGCctccag TCCTCCAGGACCGGGCCGGATGAAGACAGCATCTCCTTCTGCAGCCAGACCACATCCTACACGGCTGAGAGCTCCTCGGCTGAGGATGCTCTCTCCATCCGCACAGAGATGATCCAGCGCAAAG GCTCCACCTTCCGACCTCATGACTCATTTCCCAAGTCATCTGGGAAGTCGGGGCGGAGGCGGCGGGAACGGCGGAGCACGGTGCTGGGACTGCCACAGCACGTGCAGAAGGAACTTG GCCTGCGGAATGAGCGTGAGGCACCAGGTACTCCTCGGCCTCCTGGTCCACGGGATGCTGTACGGATCCCCACGGTGGACGGCCGCCCCACGAGTCTGGCCTCAGGAGCAGGCGTCCGGGTGTCCCTGCAGGcgctggaggcagaggaggcgggggccaaggcagaggtcaTGCTGCAGCGCCACATCGAGCGCTTCTACCGGGATGACACCTTTGTCGGCCGGTCCACAGGGGCCCAGCCCCCACCGATTCCCCGGCCCATGTCCCTCGCAGTGCCGGGACTGACAGGAGGGGCAGGGCCTCTAGAGCCTCTGAGCCCAGCCATGTCCATCTCGCCCCAGGCCACCTACTTGTCGAAACTGATCCCACATGCTGTGCTGCCACCTACAGTGGATGTGGTGGCCCTGGGCCGCTGCAGCCTGCGCACGCTGAGCCGCTGCAGCCTGCTCTCGGCCAGCCCGGCCTCCGTGCGCTCGCTGGGCCACTTCTCCTCGGTCTCCAGCCCACAGTCCCGCAGCCGCCACCCTTCCTCCTCCAGTGACACCTGGAGCCACTCTCAGTCCTCTGAGACCATCGTGTCCGACGGCTCCACCCTGTCCTCCAAGGGTGGCTCTGAGGGCCGGCCAGAGGGCTCTGTAGCCAGCAGTAGTgtggcaccccctccccaggggggCAGCGGGAGGGGCTCTCCCAGTGGGGGCAGCACCGCCGAGGCCTCGGACACTGTCAGTATTCGGAGCAGTGGGCAGATGTCCAGCCGGAGTGTGTCCCTACGTAAGCTGAAGcggcccccaccacctccccgccGGACCTACTCACTCCGTCAGCGGGGCTCAGCGGCCCCTGACGGGCCCTTGGGGTTGCCCCCCAAGCCAGAGCGGAAGCAGCAGCCACAGGCGCCTCGGCCGCCCACCACTGGTGGGCCAGAAGGGACGGGGGCAGCACCCTGTCCATCCAACTCAGCAGGCAGCTGGGTGCCTGGCTTGTCTCCAGGCGGCTCCCGCCGCCCCCCACGCTCCCCAGAACGGACGCTCTCACCCTCCAGTGGATACTCCAGCCAAAGTGgtacccctaccctccctcccaaGGGTCTAGCGGGGGCCCCTGCTTCCCCAGGCAAGGTCCAGCCCCCTAAACCCGAGCGTGTCACTTCCCTCCGGTCTCCTGGGGCCTCCGTCTCCTCCTCCCTCACGTCTCTGTGTTCCTCCTTCTCTGACCCAGCACCCTCAGACCGTTCTGGTCCCCAGATATCGACCCCCCTTGGTGACAGGTTTGTCATACCTCCTCACCCCAAGGTGCtggcccccttctccccacctccctccaagtCCAAGAGTCCTAACCAAGCTGCCCCTGCTCTGGCTGCCCCTGCTGTGGTCCCTGGGCCTGTCTCTACCACTGATGTCAGTCCTGAGCCCTCTTCCACCCCCCAGACATCCCTGACCCCAGCACAGGAGTCTCCCACTGCCTCCAAAGACCAgtcacccccgccctccccacccccatcttatcatccaccccctccacccactAAGAAACTAGAGGTGGTTGAGGAGGCCCCACCTGCCCCAGAGACTGAGGAGCCCCTCCAAGAtcccagctggcccccacccccacctccggcCCCTGAGGAGCAGGACCTGTCCATGGCTGACTTCCCCCCCCCAGAGGAGGCCTTTTTCTCTGTGGCTGGCCTTGAGCCTGAAGGCCCTTCAGACcccccagcccctgtccactCCCTGGCTGATTCACCCTCAGCTACTGTCTCTTCTCAGAGGCAGCCCCCTGGTACCCTAGATTCTCCGGCTCCGCCAGCCCCCCCTGCTGGTTCTGTCACAGGGCTGGCCAAGCTCCCGCGGAAGGAACCAGTGGGCTGCAGCAAGGGCAATGGGGTTCCCAGGGAGGATGCCGGTGCGCCCCTGGTCACGCCCTCACTCCTGCAGATGGTTCGACTGCGTTCTGTGGGTGCTCCCACTGTGGCTCCAACCCCAGCATTGGGGCCATCAGCCCCCCAGAAGCCACTGCGAAGGGCCCTATCAGGGCGGGccagcccagcacctgccccttccccagggctcCATGCTGCCGTCCGACTCAAGGCCTCCAATCTGGCTGCCAGCGAGGGTCTTGTGAATGCCCAGCCCAATGGGCCGCCTGAGGCAGAGCCGCGGTCTCCTCAGTCCCCTGCCTCCACGGCCAGCTTCATCTTCTCCAAAGGCACCAAGAAGCTGCAGTTGGAGCGGCCCGTGTCCCCTGAGAACCAGGCTGACCTCCAGCGGAATCTGGTGGCCGAACTTCGGAGCATCTCAGAGCAGCggccaccccaggcctccaaGAAGCCACCGAAGGCTCCCCCACCGGTGGCCCGCAAGCCCTCTGTGGGGGTACCCTCCCCCACGTCCCCCAGCTTTCCTCGGGCTGAGCCCCTTGCTGCTCCTTCGAGCAATGGGCTCCCTCATGTCGAGGGCAGGACTAAGGGGGAGCCGGCCGAGAATGGAGGTGTCGTGCAGCTGGTGGGCCTAGAGGAGAAGCTGGGTCCGCCTGGCTCAG ACCCACAGAAAGAGCTGGTCTGA